A single genomic interval of Halopiger aswanensis harbors:
- a CDS encoding DUF7342 family protein, whose product RTTADDELQRLQSDDWVRETTIDGTKAYDLNPVRMLFDEVTDLIDEYSRDELESQLTELKTEQEELAAEYDVSSLTEFREQLAGEDLSAAELRERRNVVETWEAINTELRLVKHALQLYDDVVGLSSPESGSHSTFV is encoded by the coding sequence CTCGCACGACAGCGGATGATGAACTCCAGCGACTGCAGAGTGACGACTGGGTCAGAGAAACGACGATTGATGGGACGAAAGCGTACGACTTGAACCCTGTTCGAATGCTCTTCGACGAAGTGACTGACCTGATCGATGAGTATTCGCGCGACGAGCTCGAGAGCCAGCTTACAGAGTTGAAGACGGAACAAGAGGAGTTGGCTGCAGAATACGACGTCAGTTCACTCACAGAGTTTCGGGAACAACTCGCTGGGGAAGATCTATCGGCTGCGGAGCTTCGTGAGCGTCGCAATGTCGTCGAAACCTGGGAGGCAATCAACACGGAACTCAGGCTCGTGAAGCACGCTCTCCAGTTATACGATGACGTTGTTGGCCTTTCCTCACCTGAAAGTGGCTCTCATTCGACATTTGTCTAA
- a CDS encoding TFIIB-type zinc ribbon-containing protein, protein MMATDQTVSSCSTRDASQQLQSTLSCPECSGTLITANRETHCRECGLIVDENQLDHGPGWFASDEDSSQRRTGAPLTAGRHDRGLSTEIGRDRDGQGNTL, encoded by the coding sequence ATGATGGCTACAGATCAGACCGTCAGCAGTTGCTCCACTCGAGATGCATCGCAACAGTTGCAATCGACACTGTCGTGTCCCGAGTGCAGTGGCACACTGATCACAGCGAACCGCGAAACACACTGTCGAGAGTGTGGCTTGATCGTCGACGAAAACCAGCTCGACCATGGCCCCGGATGGTTCGCCTCGGATGAAGACTCGAGCCAGCGTCGAACGGGTGCCCCACTCACTGCAGGGCGACACGATCGCGGACTGTCGACCGAGATCGGCAGAGACAGAGATGGACAGGGGAACACACTC
- a CDS encoding winged helix-turn-helix domain-containing protein — protein MSGRERVRHVVELLDKPAPVQEIADRADVSRTTADDELQRLQSDDWVRETTIDGTKAYDLNPVRMLFDEVTDLINEYSRDELESQLTELKTEQEELAAEYDVSSLTEFREQLAGEDLSAAELRERRNVVETWEAINTELRLVKHALQLYDDVVGLSSPENSSHSTFA, from the coding sequence ATGAGCGGACGTGAACGCGTCCGCCATGTCGTAGAGTTACTTGACAAACCAGCACCAGTCCAAGAGATTGCCGACCGAGCAGATGTCTCTCGCACGACAGCGGATGATGAACTCCAGCGACTGCAGAGTGACGACTGGGTCAGAGAAACGACGATTGATGGGACGAAAGCGTACGACTTGAACCCTGTTCGAATGCTCTTCGACGAAGTAACTGACCTGATCAATGAGTATTCGCGCGACGAGCTCGAGAGCCAGCTTACAGAGTTGAAGACGGAACAAGAGGAGTTGGCTGCAGAATACGACGTCAGTTCACTCACAGAGTTTCGGGAACAACTCGCTGGGGAAGATCTATCGGCTGCGGAGCTTCGTGAGCGTCGCAACGTCGTCGAAACCTGGGAAGCAATCAACACGGAACTCAGGCTCGTAAAGCACGCTCTCCAGTTATACGATGACGTTGTTGGCCTTTCCTCACCCGAAAATAGCTCTCACTCGACATTCGCCTAA
- a CDS encoding type II toxin-antitoxin system RelE family toxin yields the protein MSYDVLLADEAREYVAALSEKSTRIVKENLQKLEDDPYPRPGSGSGDKEKIVVDGEEIYRLHIGRTHTAFYDVLDDEQEVRIVDIMDIDDAHKRYGF from the coding sequence ATGAGCTATGATGTTCTGCTCGCGGACGAAGCCCGCGAGTACGTCGCTGCACTTAGCGAGAAGAGTACTCGTATTGTAAAAGAAAATTTACAGAAGTTAGAGGACGACCCGTATCCCCGGCCTGGGTCCGGGTCTGGCGATAAAGAGAAGATTGTGGTTGACGGTGAGGAAATCTATCGCCTTCACATCGGTCGGACCCATACCGCTTTTTACGATGTCCTAGATGACGAACAGGAAGTCCGTATAGTCGATATCATGGACATCGACGACGCTCACAAAAGATACGGGTTCTAA